From a region of the Dunckerocampus dactyliophorus isolate RoL2022-P2 chromosome 20, RoL_Ddac_1.1, whole genome shotgun sequence genome:
- the LOC129173648 gene encoding germ cell-specific gene 1-like protein: MLEHMSRRNRSLLSLSLTSLALTLSVSAFCTSYWCEGTHKVVKPLCLSPVKMKNCGQNNSQPYTTEAPTPDPKNPPSNVTLTPMQKEELAVVRRKQLANAVHYIWETGEDKYMLRYFHTGFWLSCEKHNEGDDQEEKCRSFIELTPGETQGVLWLSVISEFMYIGLLATGFLLMWVEAICLCAKREMNALKINAFAAMCTVLSGLMGMVAHMMYTTVFQMTVSIGPKDWRPQTWDYSWSFAMAWLSFSCCMAAAVATLNSYTKTIIEMKHRARLRLEEARAAASAPSYEEVVRAGGGVYSVSQLIQLGQQGALMDPLWPRGVGPAVGPLACGVEGALLVGGGGIGVAGMGAVGVGPGGHLGGRPLGDPHGVVVVEGCCIDGCEDCERELDEMDYALREEREDSLC, encoded by the exons ATGTTGGAGCACATGTCCAGACGCAACCGCTCACTGCTGTCACTGTCGCTGACCTCGCTGGCGCTCACCTTGTCCGTGTCGGCCTTCTGCACGTCCTACTGGTGCGAGGGCACCCACAAGGTGGTCAAGCCGCTCTGCCTGTCacccgtcaagatgaagaactGCGGCCAGAACAACAGCCAGCCCTACACCACAG AGGCCCCCACGCCGGACCCCAAGAACCCGCCCTCCAACGTGACGCTGACGCCCATGCAGAAGGAGGAGCTGGCCGTCGTCAGGAGGAAGCAGCTGGCCAACGCCGTCCACTACATCTGGGAGACGGGCGAGGACAAGTACATGCTGCGCTACTTCCACACCGGCTTCTGGCTGTCCTGTGAGAAGCACAACGAAG GTGACGACCAGGAAGAAAAGTGTCGCAGCTTCATCGAGCTGACTCCGGGAGAGACTCAAG GCGTCCTGTGGCTGTCGGTCATCAGCGAGTTCATGTACATCGGCCTGCTGGCCACGGGCTTCCTGCTCATGTGGGTGGAGGCCATCTGCCTGTGTGCCAAGAGGGAGATGAACGCCCTCAAGATCAACGCCTTCGCCGCCATGTGCACCGTGCTGTCAG gtcTGATGGGCATGGTGGCCCACATGATGTACACCACCGTCTTTCAGATGACCGTCAGCATCGGCCCCAAAGACTGGAGACCTCAGACGTGGGACTACAGCTGGTCCTTTGC CATGGCGTGGCTGTCATTCAGCTGCTGCATGGCGGCCGCCGTGGCCACGCTCAACTCTTACACCAAGACCATCATCGAGATGAAGCACCGCGCCCGCTTGCGGCTGGAGGAGGCTCGCGCCGCCGCCAGCGCCCCCTCCTATGAGGAGGTGGTCCGAGCCGGCGGCGGGGTCTACTCCGTCAGCCAGCTGATCCAGCTGGGCCAGCAGGGGGCACTTATGGACCCCCTGTGGCCAAGAGGGGTGGGTCCGGCCGTCGGTCCGCTGGCCTGTGGCGTGGAgggggcgctcctcgtcggtgGCGGAGGGATTGGAGTCGCAGGGATGGGAGCTGTCGGAGTGGGGCCAGGGGGACACTTAGGGGGGCGGCCTCTGGGGGACCCTCACGGTGTGGTCGTGGTGGAAGGATGCTGCATCGACGGCTGTGAGGACTGCGAGCGGGAGCTGGACGAAATGGACTACGCCCTGCGGGAGGAGAGAGAGGACTCGCTTTGCTAA